A window from Bubalus kerabau isolate K-KA32 ecotype Philippines breed swamp buffalo chromosome 5, PCC_UOA_SB_1v2, whole genome shotgun sequence encodes these proteins:
- the PRG4 gene encoding proteoglycan 4 isoform X5, translated as MEWKILPIYLLLLSVFLIQQASSQELSCKGRCFETFARGRECDCDSDCKKYGKCCSDYGTFCEAVKDKKKRTPKNKPTPEPPVIDEDGSGPDNDFKLTPTPNIPTTQRNKVTTTPKATTVKPTLPKPSLPPNSDTTKEIPSTVNRETTVETKETSTTNKQTSTSAKDKTTSAKETRTAENTSTKGLAPTPEVPATSTPKAETITRSPTPTTPKKPTTTTKEPAPTTPKEPAPTTPKEPAPTTPKEPALTTTPKEPALTTPKEPAPTTPKEPAPTTPKEPAPTTPKEPALTTTTKEPAPTTPKEPAPTTPKEPALTTTTKKPAPTTPKEPAPTTPKEPAPTTPKEPAPTTKEPAPTTHKEPAPTTKEPAPTPKEPAPTTPKEPAPTTPKEPAPTTPKEPAPTTPKEPAPTTPKEPAPTTPKEPASTTPKEPAPTTKEPAPTTKEPEPTTPKEPAPTTPKEPAPTTPKEPAPTTKEPAPTTHKEPAPTTKEPAPTTKESEPTTPKEPAPTTPKEPAPTTPKEPAPTTREPAPTTPKEPAPTTPKEPAPTTPKEPAPTTKEPAPTTKEPEPTTPKEPAPTIPKEPEPTTPKEPAPTTKEPAPTTPKEPAPTTPKEPAPTTPKEPEPTTPKEPAPTTPKEPAPTTTTKEPAPTTTTKEPEPTTPKESEPTTPKEPAPTTTPKEPAPTTTKEPAPTTPKEPAPTSPKEPAPTTTTKEPAPTTTTKEPAPTTTTKEPAPTTPKEPAPTSPKEPAPTSPKEPAPTTPDIPAPTTSEASTSTTTVEPPTTLKSPAESTPQPPIEPTPKALENSPKEPAVPTIKAPKVNKPEMTTTVKDKSTEKDIHSTPAITTAVAKIITEAATKTEKTTESKIPSTTTDVTSTTTKDTTSSKITPKATLAPKVMTSTKKTTEKTKNKPEKTTAVPKGRATNSQVTTPKVQKPTKAPKKPTSTKKPRTPRVRKPKTTPTPPKTTTSVMPEPTPTSLPEAMLQTTTRPTPTPNSEIIKVNPENEDGDAAEGEKPHMIFRPPVLTPIVIPGTEIIVRGPSQGFGINPMFSDEANLCNGRPVDGLTTLRNGTLVAFRGHYFWMLTPFSPPPPPRRITEVWGIPSPIDTVFTRCNCEGKTFFFKGSQYWRFTNDIKDAGYPKLISKGFGGLNGKIVAALSIAQYKNRPESVYFFKRGGSVQQYTYKQEPTQKCTGRRPAINYSVYGETAQVRRRRFERAIGPSQVHTIRIHYTPVRVPYQDKGFLHNEVKVSTLWRGLPNVVTSAISLPNIRKPDGYDYYALSKDQYYNIDVPSRTARAITTRSGQTLSNTWYNCP; from the exons taaaAGATAAGAAGAAAAGAACTCCTAAAAATAAACCTACCCCAGAACCACCAGTTATAGATGAAGATGGAAGTGGACCGGATAATGATTTCAAGCTCACCCCAACTCCTAACATTCCCACCACACAACGTAATAAAGTTACCACAACTCCCAAGGCTACAACAGTAAAACCAACACTTCCTAAGCCCAGTCTGCCACCTAATTCTGATACAACTAAAGAGATACCTTCGACAGTCAACAGAGAGACAACAGTTGAAACTAAAGAGACTTCTACAACAAATAAACAGACTTCCACTAGCGCAAAAGACAAGACAACTTCAGCTAAAGAGACACGAACTGCAGAGAATACATCTACTAAAGGTCTTGCACCAACACCTGAAGTTCCTGCTACATCTACACCCAAAGCTGAAACTATAACCAGATCCCCTACACCCACCACCCCCAAGAAGCCTACTACCACCACCAAGGAGCCTGCTCCCACCACCCCCAAGGAGCCTGCACCCACCACCCCCAAGGAGCCTGCACCCACCACCCCCAAGGAGCCTGctctcaccaccacccccaaggaGCCTGCTCTCACCACCCCCAAGGAGCCTGCTCCCACCACCCCCAAGGAGCCTGCTCCCACCACCCCAAAGGAGCCTGCACCCACCACCCCCAAGGAGCCTgctctcaccaccaccaccaaggagcCTGCTCCCACCACTCCCAAGGAGCCTGCACCCACCACCCCCAAGGAGCCTgctctcaccaccaccaccaagaagcCTGCTCCCACCACCCCCAAGGAGCCTGCACCCACCACCCCCAAGGAGCCTGCACCCACCACCCCCAAGGAGCCTGCACCCACCACCAAGGAGCCTGCACCCACCACTCACAAGGAGCCTGCTCCCACCACCAAGGAGCCTGCACCCACCCCCAAGGAGCCTGCACCCACCACCCCCAAGGAGCCTGCACCCACCACCCCCAAGGAGCCTGCACCCACCACCCCCAAGGAGCCTGCACCCACCACCCCCAAGGAGCCTGCACCCACCACCCCCAAGGAGCCTGCACCCACCACCCCCAAGGAGCCTGCATCCACCACCCCCAAGGAGCCTGCTCCCACCACCAAGGAGCCTGCACCCACCACCAAGGAGCCTGAACCCACCACCCCCAAGGAGCCTGCACCCACCACCCCCAAGGAGCCTGCACCCACCACCCCCAAGGAGCCTGCACCCACCACCAAGGAGCCTGCACCCACCACTCACAAGGAGCCTGCTCCCACCACCAAGGAGCCTGCACCCACCACCAAGGAGTCTGAACCCACCACCCCCAAGGAGCCTGCACCCACCACCCCCAAGGAGCCTGCACCCACCACCCCCAAGGAGCCTGCACCCACCACCAGGGAGCCTGCACCCACCACCCCCAAAGAGCCTGCACCCACCACCCCCAAGGAGCCTGCACCCACCACCCCCAAGGAGCCTGCTCCCACCACCAAGGAGCCTGCACCCACCACCAAGGAGCCTGAACCCACCACCCCCAAGGAGCCTGCTCCCACCATCCCCAAGGAGCCTGAACCCACCACCCCCAAGGAGCCTGCTCCCACCACCAAGGAGCCTGCACCCACCACCCCCAAAGAGCCTGCACCCACCACCCCCAAGGAGCCTGCTCCCACCACCCCCAAGGAGCCTGAACCCACCACCCCCAAGGAGCCTGCTCCCACCACCCCCAAGGAGCCTGCACCCACTACCACCACCAAGGAGCCTGCACCCACTACCACCACCAAGGAGCCTGAACCCACCACCCCCAAGGAGTCTGAACCCACCACCCCCAAGGAGCCtgctcccaccaccacccccaaggagcctgctc CTACCACCACCAAGGAACCTGCACCCACCACCCCCAAAGAGCCTGCTCCCACCAGCCCCAAGGAGCctgcacccaccaccaccacaaaggagcctgcacccaccaccaccaccaaggagcCTGCACCCACTACCACCACCAAGGAACCTGCACCCACCACCCCCAAAGAGCCTGCTCCCACCAGCCCCAAGGAGCCTGCTCCCACCAGCCCCAAGGAGCCTGCACCCACTA CTCCTGATATACCTGCTCCAACCACCTCAGAGGCCTCCACTTCAACTACCACCGTGGAGCCTCCCACTACTCTGAAGAGCCCTGCTGAATCAACTCCTCAACCTCCTATAGAACCCACACCAAAGGCTCTTGAAAACAGTCCCAAGGAACCTGCAGTACCCACAATCAAGGCTCCTAAAGTGAACAAACCTGAAATGACTACAACAGTTAAAGACAAGTCCACAGAAAAAGACATACATTCTACACCTGCAATTACAACAGCTGTAGCTAAGATTATAACAGAGGCAGCAACTAAAACAGAAAAGACTACTGAATCGAAAATACCAAGTACAACCACAGATGTAACATCTACCACAACCAAAGATACCACGTCATCCAAAATTACTCCTAAAGCAACTCTTGCACCTAAAGTAATGACTTCAACAAAGAAGACGACCGAAAAGACTAAGAACAAacctgaaaaaaccacagctgtACCAAAAGGCAGAGCTACTAATTCTCAAGTGACAACTCCTAAAGTGCAGAAACCAACCAAAGCACCCAAAAAGCCCACTTCGACCAAAAAGCCAAGAACACCTAGAGTGAGAAAACCAAAGACTACGCCAACTCCCCCAAAGACAACGACATCAGTAATGCCTGAACCGACTCCCACCTCTTTACCAGAAGCCATGCTCCAAACCACCACCAGGCCTACCCCAACCCCCAACTCAGAAATAATTAAGGTAAACCCAGAGAATGAGGATGGAGATGCTGCTGAAGGAGAAAAACCTCACATGATTTTCAGGCCCCCTGTGCTAACTCCTATAGTGATTCCAGGCACTGAAATCATAGTGAGAGGACCCAGTCAAGGCTTCGGCATCAACCCCATGTTTTCAG ATGAAGCTAATCTATGCAACGGTAGGCCAGTAGATGGACTGACTACTTTGCGTAATGGGACATTAGTTGCATTTCGAG GTCATTATTTCTGGATGCTGACTCCATTCAGTCCACCACCTCCACCTCGGAGAATTACTGAAGTTTGGGGCATTCCCTCCCCCATTGATACTGTTTTTACTAGATGCAACTGTGAAGGAAAAACTTTCTTCTTTAAG GGTTCTCAGTACTGGCGTTTCACCAATGATATAAAAGATGCAGGATATCCCAAACTAATTTCCAAAGGATTTGGAGGACTAAATGGAAAAATAGTGGCAGCTCTCTCAATAGCTCAATACAAGAACAGACCTGAATCTGTGTATTTTTTCAAGAGAG GTGGCAGCGTTCAGCAATACACTTACAAACAGGAACCCACCCAAAAGTGTACTGGAAGAAGGCCTGCTATAAACTATTCTGTGTATGGAGAAACAGCACAGGTTAGGCGACGTCGATTTGAACGTGCTATAGGACCTTCTCAAGTACACACCATCAGGATTCACTACACACCCGTCAGAGTCCCTTATCAAGACAAAG GTTTCCTCCATAATGAAGTTAAAGTGAGTACACTGTGGAGAGGACTTCCAAATGTGGTTACTTCAGCAATATCACTGCCCAACATCAGAAAACCCGATGGCTATGATTACTATGCCCTTTCTAAAG ATCAATACTATAACATCGACGTGCCAAGTAGGACAGCAAGAGCCATTACTACTCGTTCTGGGCAGACCTTATCCAATACCTGGTACAACTGTCCTTAG
- the PRG4 gene encoding proteoglycan 4 isoform X4: MEWKILPIYLLLLSVFLIQQASSQDLSSCAGRCGEGYSRDVTCNCDYNCQHYMECCPDFKKECTVELSCKGRCFETFARGRECDCDSDCKKYGKCCSDYGTFCEAVKDKKKRTPKNKPTPEPPVIDEDGSGPDNDFKLTPTPNIPTTQRNKVTTTPKATTVKPTLPKPSLPPNSDTTKEIPSTVNRETTVETKETSTTNKQTSTSAKDKTTSAKETRTAENTSTKGLAPTPEVPATSTPKAETITRSPTPTTPKKPTTTTKEPAPTTPKEPAPTTPKEPAPTTPKEPALTTTPKEPALTTPKEPAPTTPKEPAPTTPKEPAPTTPKEPALTTTTKEPAPTTPKEPAPTTPKEPALTTTTKKPAPTTPKEPAPTTPKEPAPTTPKEPAPTTKEPAPTTHKEPAPTTKEPAPTPKEPAPTTPKEPAPTTPKEPAPTTPKEPAPTTPKEPAPTTPKEPAPTTPKEPASTTPKEPAPTTKEPAPTTKEPEPTTPKEPAPTTPKEPAPTTPKEPAPTTKEPAPTTHKEPAPTTKEPAPTTKESEPTTPKEPAPTTPKEPAPTTPKEPAPTTREPAPTTPKEPAPTTPKEPAPTTPKEPAPTTKEPAPTTKEPEPTTPKEPAPTIPKEPEPTTPKEPAPTTKEPAPTTPKEPAPTTPKEPAPTTPKEPEPTTPKEPAPTTPKEPAPTTTTKEPAPTTTTKEPEPTTPKESEPTTPKEPAPTTTPKEPAPTTTKEPAPTTPKEPAPTSPKEPAPTTTTKEPAPTTTTKEPAPTTTTKEPAPTTPKEPAPTSPKEPAPTSPKEPAPTTPDIPAPTTSEASTSTTTVEPPTTLKSPAESTPQPPIEPTPKALENSPKEPAVPTIKAPKVNKPEMTTTVKDKSTEKDIHSTPAITTAVAKIITEAATKTEKTTESKIPSTTTDVTSTTTKDTTSSKITPKATLAPKVMTSTKKTTEKTKNKPEKTTAVPKGRATNSQVTTPKVQKPTKAPKKPTSTKKPRTPRVRKPKTTPTPPKTTTSVMPEPTPTSLPEAMLQTTTRPTPTPNSEIIKVNPENEDGDAAEGEKPHMIFRPPVLTPIVIPGTEIIVRGPSQGFGINPMFSDEANLCNGRPVDGLTTLRNGTLVAFRGHYFWMLTPFSPPPPPRRITEVWGIPSPIDTVFTRCNCEGKTFFFKGSQYWRFTNDIKDAGYPKLISKGFGGLNGKIVAALSIAQYKNRPESVYFFKRGGSVQQYTYKQEPTQKCTGRRPAINYSVYGETAQVRRRRFERAIGPSQVHTIRIHYTPVRVPYQDKGFLHNEVKVSTLWRGLPNVVTSAISLPNIRKPDGYDYYALSKDQYYNIDVPSRTARAITTRSGQTLSNTWYNCP, translated from the exons taaaAGATAAGAAGAAAAGAACTCCTAAAAATAAACCTACCCCAGAACCACCAGTTATAGATGAAGATGGAAGTGGACCGGATAATGATTTCAAGCTCACCCCAACTCCTAACATTCCCACCACACAACGTAATAAAGTTACCACAACTCCCAAGGCTACAACAGTAAAACCAACACTTCCTAAGCCCAGTCTGCCACCTAATTCTGATACAACTAAAGAGATACCTTCGACAGTCAACAGAGAGACAACAGTTGAAACTAAAGAGACTTCTACAACAAATAAACAGACTTCCACTAGCGCAAAAGACAAGACAACTTCAGCTAAAGAGACACGAACTGCAGAGAATACATCTACTAAAGGTCTTGCACCAACACCTGAAGTTCCTGCTACATCTACACCCAAAGCTGAAACTATAACCAGATCCCCTACACCCACCACCCCCAAGAAGCCTACTACCACCACCAAGGAGCCTGCTCCCACCACCCCCAAGGAGCCTGCACCCACCACCCCCAAGGAGCCTGCACCCACCACCCCCAAGGAGCCTGctctcaccaccacccccaaggaGCCTGCTCTCACCACCCCCAAGGAGCCTGCTCCCACCACCCCCAAGGAGCCTGCTCCCACCACCCCAAAGGAGCCTGCACCCACCACCCCCAAGGAGCCTgctctcaccaccaccaccaaggagcCTGCTCCCACCACTCCCAAGGAGCCTGCACCCACCACCCCCAAGGAGCCTgctctcaccaccaccaccaagaagcCTGCTCCCACCACCCCCAAGGAGCCTGCACCCACCACCCCCAAGGAGCCTGCACCCACCACCCCCAAGGAGCCTGCACCCACCACCAAGGAGCCTGCACCCACCACTCACAAGGAGCCTGCTCCCACCACCAAGGAGCCTGCACCCACCCCCAAGGAGCCTGCACCCACCACCCCCAAGGAGCCTGCACCCACCACCCCCAAGGAGCCTGCACCCACCACCCCCAAGGAGCCTGCACCCACCACCCCCAAGGAGCCTGCACCCACCACCCCCAAGGAGCCTGCACCCACCACCCCCAAGGAGCCTGCATCCACCACCCCCAAGGAGCCTGCTCCCACCACCAAGGAGCCTGCACCCACCACCAAGGAGCCTGAACCCACCACCCCCAAGGAGCCTGCACCCACCACCCCCAAGGAGCCTGCACCCACCACCCCCAAGGAGCCTGCACCCACCACCAAGGAGCCTGCACCCACCACTCACAAGGAGCCTGCTCCCACCACCAAGGAGCCTGCACCCACCACCAAGGAGTCTGAACCCACCACCCCCAAGGAGCCTGCACCCACCACCCCCAAGGAGCCTGCACCCACCACCCCCAAGGAGCCTGCACCCACCACCAGGGAGCCTGCACCCACCACCCCCAAAGAGCCTGCACCCACCACCCCCAAGGAGCCTGCACCCACCACCCCCAAGGAGCCTGCTCCCACCACCAAGGAGCCTGCACCCACCACCAAGGAGCCTGAACCCACCACCCCCAAGGAGCCTGCTCCCACCATCCCCAAGGAGCCTGAACCCACCACCCCCAAGGAGCCTGCTCCCACCACCAAGGAGCCTGCACCCACCACCCCCAAAGAGCCTGCACCCACCACCCCCAAGGAGCCTGCTCCCACCACCCCCAAGGAGCCTGAACCCACCACCCCCAAGGAGCCTGCTCCCACCACCCCCAAGGAGCCTGCACCCACTACCACCACCAAGGAGCCTGCACCCACTACCACCACCAAGGAGCCTGAACCCACCACCCCCAAGGAGTCTGAACCCACCACCCCCAAGGAGCCtgctcccaccaccacccccaaggagcctgctc CTACCACCACCAAGGAACCTGCACCCACCACCCCCAAAGAGCCTGCTCCCACCAGCCCCAAGGAGCctgcacccaccaccaccacaaaggagcctgcacccaccaccaccaccaaggagcCTGCACCCACTACCACCACCAAGGAACCTGCACCCACCACCCCCAAAGAGCCTGCTCCCACCAGCCCCAAGGAGCCTGCTCCCACCAGCCCCAAGGAGCCTGCACCCACTA CTCCTGATATACCTGCTCCAACCACCTCAGAGGCCTCCACTTCAACTACCACCGTGGAGCCTCCCACTACTCTGAAGAGCCCTGCTGAATCAACTCCTCAACCTCCTATAGAACCCACACCAAAGGCTCTTGAAAACAGTCCCAAGGAACCTGCAGTACCCACAATCAAGGCTCCTAAAGTGAACAAACCTGAAATGACTACAACAGTTAAAGACAAGTCCACAGAAAAAGACATACATTCTACACCTGCAATTACAACAGCTGTAGCTAAGATTATAACAGAGGCAGCAACTAAAACAGAAAAGACTACTGAATCGAAAATACCAAGTACAACCACAGATGTAACATCTACCACAACCAAAGATACCACGTCATCCAAAATTACTCCTAAAGCAACTCTTGCACCTAAAGTAATGACTTCAACAAAGAAGACGACCGAAAAGACTAAGAACAAacctgaaaaaaccacagctgtACCAAAAGGCAGAGCTACTAATTCTCAAGTGACAACTCCTAAAGTGCAGAAACCAACCAAAGCACCCAAAAAGCCCACTTCGACCAAAAAGCCAAGAACACCTAGAGTGAGAAAACCAAAGACTACGCCAACTCCCCCAAAGACAACGACATCAGTAATGCCTGAACCGACTCCCACCTCTTTACCAGAAGCCATGCTCCAAACCACCACCAGGCCTACCCCAACCCCCAACTCAGAAATAATTAAGGTAAACCCAGAGAATGAGGATGGAGATGCTGCTGAAGGAGAAAAACCTCACATGATTTTCAGGCCCCCTGTGCTAACTCCTATAGTGATTCCAGGCACTGAAATCATAGTGAGAGGACCCAGTCAAGGCTTCGGCATCAACCCCATGTTTTCAG ATGAAGCTAATCTATGCAACGGTAGGCCAGTAGATGGACTGACTACTTTGCGTAATGGGACATTAGTTGCATTTCGAG GTCATTATTTCTGGATGCTGACTCCATTCAGTCCACCACCTCCACCTCGGAGAATTACTGAAGTTTGGGGCATTCCCTCCCCCATTGATACTGTTTTTACTAGATGCAACTGTGAAGGAAAAACTTTCTTCTTTAAG GGTTCTCAGTACTGGCGTTTCACCAATGATATAAAAGATGCAGGATATCCCAAACTAATTTCCAAAGGATTTGGAGGACTAAATGGAAAAATAGTGGCAGCTCTCTCAATAGCTCAATACAAGAACAGACCTGAATCTGTGTATTTTTTCAAGAGAG GTGGCAGCGTTCAGCAATACACTTACAAACAGGAACCCACCCAAAAGTGTACTGGAAGAAGGCCTGCTATAAACTATTCTGTGTATGGAGAAACAGCACAGGTTAGGCGACGTCGATTTGAACGTGCTATAGGACCTTCTCAAGTACACACCATCAGGATTCACTACACACCCGTCAGAGTCCCTTATCAAGACAAAG GTTTCCTCCATAATGAAGTTAAAGTGAGTACACTGTGGAGAGGACTTCCAAATGTGGTTACTTCAGCAATATCACTGCCCAACATCAGAAAACCCGATGGCTATGATTACTATGCCCTTTCTAAAG ATCAATACTATAACATCGACGTGCCAAGTAGGACAGCAAGAGCCATTACTACTCGTTCTGGGCAGACCTTATCCAATACCTGGTACAACTGTCCTTAG